The sequence AAGATATTCGTATTTGCATGATGTTATTTTTTGTACTGATTGTTGCGGTAATGTGGTTAGGGCTTGAAAATGTGCTAGGGGCTTTTTTGGCAGGGATGATTATTGCAACATTTTTCCCTTATAAGCATGAATTGATTCATAAACTTAATGACATTGGTTTTGGGTTTTTTGTTCCTTTATTTTTCATCAATGTTGGAGCGACTTTGAAAATTGATATTGTTTTACATAATCCAAAGCTGCTTTATTATGGTGTTTTAATTGCATGTTCTATGATATTTTTAAGAATCTTAGCAGCTAGTGTTGCGTTCAAAAAATATTTTACCTATACAAGGGATTTGGTGCTTTATGCTTTTAGTGATTCTATGCCTTTGACTTTTTTGGTTGCTACTGCTGCACTTGGCTTGGAGCTCGGTGCGATGAATCAAAATACTTATTATGCTTTTTTGTTGGCTGCAATGTTTGAGGGAGTTGTATTTATTGTGATTATCAAGATGATTTATACTTTTTGGAAAATTAAAAAATAAGCTGTTATAATGATAGAAATATTATAATATTTAAGGTGAAAGAATGAATAATTTTAAAAAATTTGTGGAAGATCATGCAAAAAGTGCCAAAAAAATTATAGGGTTTGGGATTGCAAGAGTAGATCTTGGTGAAGAAAATAATGTCTTGTGCGCAACTTATCCCGTATTGAATTGGGAAGAAAATTTTGGGAGTTATGCAGTTTTTGATACTTGTAAAAATGAAGCAAAATTAATTTCTCAATCTGAGGATGAGGCGGTATATAGTGTTACTTTGGATTTTATTAACAAAGCTTTAGAGCTTTTTAGTCCTTTCTTACCAGAGGCTTTTAGAGATAGTAATAGTCATAAAAATATTCAAACTCTCTTAGAGCTTAAAAAAATTTTAGAATTACCCTTAGAAGCTCAAGTAGATTTTCGTTTGGTTTTTCTCTATGAAGATCATAAATGTCAAAGTGTGGAAACTGCATATATGAAACTTTTAGCACTTTCGCTTGGTAAAGCAGCACTTCGTAGTTTGTGTCTTGATGGAATTTTTGGTTTATTGAGTAATGTAGCTTGGAGTGGTAATAAACCTTATGAGTTGGAATATTTGCGTAATAATGAAATTAGTCTTAAACTTTCTGGTAAATATCCGCATATTGATTTTGTTGATAAATTTCCTCGTTATTTAATGCAAGTGATTCCACAATATGACAATATTCGTATTCTTGACACTGCAAAAACACGATTTGGTGCTTATCTTGGTAGGGGTGGGTATACACAAATGCCGGGGGCTAGTTATGTAAATTTTAATGCTGGTGTGGAGGGAGCTTGTATGAATGAGGGGCGTATTTCTTCATCTGTAATTGTAGGTGAGGGTAGCGATATTGGTGGTGGTGCAAGTATTCTTGGGGTTTTGAGTGGTGGAAATTCTGAGCCTATTAGTATTGGTAGAAATTGTCTTTTGGGTGTAAATAGCTCTACGGGTATTAGTCTTGGAGATGGTTGTATTGTTGATGGAGGAATTGCAGTTTTAGCGGGTACAATTTTTGAGATTACACAGGAAGAAGCACAAAAAATTAAAGATAATAATCCAGATTTTTGTATTAAAGATAATAATCTTTATAAAGGTAAGGAGCTTTCTAAGGTTCATGGAATTCATTTTAGACAGGATAGTAAAACTGGAAAAATGATTGCCTTTAGGAGTAATCGTGAAATTACATTGAATAAAGATTTGCATTAATGGCATGCTTTTTGCTTTTTTAGATCTAATTTGATATCTCAAGGAAGAAAGATTAATGAAAAAATTTTTTATCGTTTTGGCGTTGCTTTTTTGTATAGGTTTTGCTGATGAACAATCTATTGATGGAAATCAGGGAATGAGCGTGCAAGATGCACCAAAAGCACCTACTATCGCTCCAAATCCAAAGCCTGATGAGAGAAAAATACCATTAGATAATCCTTCTACAGGGAATTCTCTAACATCTCCTAAAAGCGCTAAAGATGCTTTGAGCTTTGGGATTGAAGCAGCGGAGAAAGGGGATTATAAGTCTGCTTTTAGATTTTTTACGCAAGCTTGTGATAATGGCAATCCTGCAGGGTGTTTTGCAATTGGAACGATGTATATGAATGGTGTGGGTATTCATACAAATATTCAAAAAGCTGAGCGTTATTATCAAATGGGATGTTCTGGTGGAGATCCTAGTGCTTGTTCTTCTTTGGCAATGATTTATGATCGCAAAGAACAAGCTAATGCAAATGATAAGGAAAAAGCCATACAACTTTATATGACAGCTTGTCAAGGGGGTGATGTGATGGCTTGTAATAATCTAGCATATATGTATGCGAATGGAGATGGTGTACAAAAAGATTATTTTAAAGCGTTGCAGTATTATAAATTTGCATGCGATGCGGGTAGTGATTTGGGATGTTATAATTTAGGACTTTTGAGTAATACTAATAATGTATATGGTTATGATCGCGCAAAATTAACAGTGGTGGATCTTAATTATATTGCATGTAATGCAGGGGATATTACTGGTTGTGCAAATTTAGGTTGGATTTATGCAAATGGATTAAGTGGAGCACCAGTAAGTTATTATTATGCATCTCATTATTTTAATATTGCTTGCAACTCTGGAAATTTAAGTAGTTGCAACAACCTTGCAGTGTTGTATCAAAAAGGACTTGGAGTGACGCAAGATACGCAAAGAGCACTAGATTTGTTTGGTTATACTTGTAATTTAGGTTATCAGCGTGGATGTGATAATTATCGTATTTATAAACAACAATTAACTGGTAATAGTAAGAAGAATACAGGTCCATTTTTCTTTCCTAATGATCCTAAAATAGGAAAAATACCAAATATGGGAAAAGATCCAAGACGCTAATTTCACCAATTAAAGGAGAGTATTAGAGGAGAGGGAGAAATATTTTTCATAAAGCATTTGATAGAATCTTAAATTTTGTTTGATTTGGTTGCGTTTTTCTTTGTAGTTTTTACAAAATTCTCCTACAAAATCCCAAAATGCTTTTGAGTGATTTTTGTGTTTAATGTGTGCAAGTTCATGGATTATTACATAATCAATTAATAATTTTGGTGCAAAAAACAATAAAATAGAAAAGTTTAAATTATTTTCATAGCTACAGCTACCAAGTACTTTTTTATTATTTCTAATTTTAATTTTTTGAGGAGTAACTTGCATAAGTGGTGCATAATACGCAATAGTAGAAGTTATGTATTGCAATAATGCAATTTTAATATCTTGATTTGTAAGATAATCTTCTTTTTTACTCCAAGTGCCAAATGCAAGAATTTCATTATTGTGATTTTGTAAGATTTTGGCATATGATTCTTGTTGTGCTGCAAGCTTTTGTATTGTTTTTGTTATCCATGGAGTGGATTCTTCAAGAATTTTTTCAATTTTTTTATTATGATAATTTAGAGGGAGATAAAGGTGCAAAACCATATCAGGTGTAATTTTGAGACAAATATTTTTTCTTTTGGAGTTTTGGTGGATTTTTATATCTGTAGGTTTCATAATCTTATCTTTTATTTGCTAGAATTCTAAAAAATTATATCAAAAATGTAGGAATAGAATATGAAAGTGCTACTTTTAGAAGATGTTAAGGGATTGGGGAAAAAAGGAGAGGTTTGTGAAGTAAAAGATGGATATGGGCAAAATTTTTTGATTGCCAAGGGTAAGGCAAAGCATGCAACTAATGAAGTGATTAATAAATATAAAGCCGAAATGAAGAAAAAAGAGGAGATTTTAGCTCTAGAACTTGCGGAAAAAAAACAATTTATTCAAACACTTAGTCAAGTTGAAGTGGTGATTGCTAAAAAAGTTGGAGCAAATAATGCTTTATTTGGCGCAATTACCAAAGAAGAAATTATAGAGGCTTTGCAAAAAGATCATAATTTAGAGCTTAATAAAAAAGATATTGAATTTAAGACAGCAATCAAGAGTTTGGGGCATTATGAAGTAGAGGTAAAGTTGGGTAATGGAATCCATGGAACCTTGAAAATAGAAGTAGTATCACAATAAATTTTAGGAAAAGATATGTTTGAAGCAACAACGATTCTGGGATATAAAGGGGAGTTTGAAGGAAAAAAATACGCAATTATTGGTGGTGATGGACAGGTTACTTTTGGGAATTGTGTTTTAAAAAATAATGCAGTTAAGATTAGAAAACTTTACAATAATAAGATATTAAGTGGCTTTGCAGGAAGTACAGCTGATGCCTTTACACTTTTTGACATGTTTGAAAAAATTTTGGAAAATAAAAAAGGAGATTTAGTAAGAGGAGTATTAGATTTTAGTAAGGCATGGAGACAGGATAAGTATTTGCGTAAACTTGAAGCTATGATGATAGTTTTGGATAAAGAAAATATTTTTATTCTTAGTGGCAATGGTGATGTTGTGGAACCAGAAGATGGAAAAATAGCTTCTATTGGTAGTGGGGGAAATTATGCAATTAGTGCAGCAAGGGCATTAGATAGATTCGCTTCCATTCATCCTAGAGATTTGGTAAAAAATGCATTAAATATTGCTGGAGAAATTTGTATTTACACAAATACTAATATTAAAATTTTGGAGTTAGAATGAATACAAAAGATATGACCCCAAGAGAGATAGTAAAATATCTTGATGAATACATTATAGGTCAAAATGATGCAAAAAAAGCTATAGCTATTGCATTGAGAAATCGCTATAGAAGATTACTACTTGATGAAAAAATGCGTGAAGAAGTAACGCCAAAAAATATTCTTATGATAGGATCTACTGGAGTTGGAAAAACAGAGATTGCTCGGAGAATGGCCAAGATGATGAATTTACCATTTATTAAGGTTGAAGCGAGTAAATATACAGAAGTAGGTTTTGTGGGAAGAGATGTAGAATCTATGGTAAGAGATTTAGTATCTGCGAGCCTACACTTGGTGGAAAATGAATATAAAGAAGTTTCACAAAATGAGATTCAAGAATATATTCTCAATAGGATCACTCGTGTGTTAGTGCCACCATTGCCTGACTCTGTGAGTGCGGAAAAAAAAGAAGAATATAATTTAAGTTTTGAAAAAATGAAAGAAAAAGTAAGAAGTGGCACGATGGATCATATCAAAATAGAAATTGAAGTACAGAAAAAAATGATGGATAGCGATCATGGAATGCCACCTGAGCTTATTAAGGTTCAAGAAAGTCTTATAAAAGTTTTAAGCAAGAATCAAGAAAAAATTAAAAAAGAAATGGATATCAAAGAAGCAAAAATAGTTTTGCAAGAAGAAGCAAGTGAATATGTGCTGGATCAAGAAAAAATTAAAACTGAAGCCTTAAGACGAGCAGAAACTAGTGGAATTATTTTTATTGATGAAATCGATAAAGTAGCGGTAGGAAATAATAGCTCTAGACAAGATCCTAGCAAGGAAGGTGTGCAGAGGGATTTATTGCCTATTGTTGAAGGTAGTGTAGTGAATACAAAATATGGCCCAATTAAAACTGATCATATACTCTTTATTGCAGCAGGAGCATTTCATTTGAGTAAACCTAGTGATTTGATACCTGAATTACAAGGTAGATTTCCCATAAGAGTGGAGCTAGACACTCTAAAAGAGGAAACAATGTATCAAATTCTTGTACAAACAAAAACTTCTATTATTAAGCAATATCAAGCTTTACTAAAAACAGAGTCTATTGATCTTGTTTTTGAAGATGAGGCTTTAAGAGAACTTGCAAAACTTTCTTACAATGCAAATCAGAAGGCTGAAGATATAGGGGCTAGAAGATTGCATACTGTGATTGAGCGCGTGTTAGAAGATATTAGCTTTGATGCAGATTTATATGAAAATAAAGAATATAGGGTGAGCAAGGAGCTTGTTCAAGAAAAATTAGAAAATCTTGTAGAAAATACAGATTTAGCGAGATACATTCTTTAATGAAAACAAAATGTGGCTTTGTTGGAGTGATTGGCAAGCCTAATGCAGGCAAAAGTACATTTTTAAATAAAATTGTAGGACAAAATATTGCTTTAGTTTCACATAAGGTTAATGCAACTAGAAAAAGAATGAATTTTATTGTTCCTTTTGAGGATATTGCTAGTGGTGAGATGGGGCAGATTATTTTTGTTGATACTCCCGGATTAGATTATCAAGAAAAACTTTTAAATCAATTTATGCTTAAAGAAGCTTTAAGGGTTCATCAAGAAAGTGATATAATTTTATTCATCGCTAGTGCTACAGATACTCTTGAAGGCTACGAGGAATTTTTGCATTTCAATGAAAATAAGCCCCATGTTGTTTTATTGAATAAAATAGATTTGCTTTCTCAGGAAAAAATTTTAGCAAAAATTGCTTTATACCAAAAATATCAGGATAAATTTTTAGCAATTTTTCCAATGAGCGCAAAAAAAGATGAGAATTTTCATCAACTTTTAAAAACGATACATACTTCCTTGCCTTATGCACCTTTTTTGTTTGATTCTGAAGATTTGACAGATCTAAAGTTAAGAGATATTTATAAAGAATTGATACGCGAGAGTGTTTTTAATAATCTTAGTGACGAGCTTCCTTATGAGAGTGATGTTGTCGTGGAAAAAGTTATAGAAAGTGATAAAATAGAAAAAATTTTTGCTAAAATTTTTGTTGAAAAGGAAAGCCAAAAATCCATGGTAATTGGTAGTAATGCAAATACGATTAAGAGAATCGGGAAGAGTGCTAGAGAAAAAATTGAGCACCTTATTCAAAAAAAAGTTTTTCTTCAATTAAATGTTTTTGTTCACAAATCTTGGAGTAAAGAGAAGGATAAGCTAAAGTTTTTTGGCTATGATATTGATTAATAATAAGAGGAAGTGTTAATGATAAAAAAAATTTTTTCAGTCTTAGTGGCAAGTGCATTGGGGGTTGGTATAGAAAACAATTTGACTGAAATTATTCAGAATTATCGTTATCACGGAATTGAATCTACACAAAAAATATTAGAAAAAATGTTGACCAAAGAAAAATTTTGGTTAGAGGCATTGCAAAATCAAGATACAGATTTTGGATATTATGAAGGTACGCATTTTTTGTTTTTGTCTGATAAGAATACTACAGAACTATTTCTTTATAGGATTGAAAATGGTCATTTAACTCAGCTTAATAAAGTAAGTACTATTGTAGGTATTGGTGAAGGTGCCAAAAAAATTGAAGGAGATAAGATTACACCCATTGGTGTATATAGTTTTGTAGATCGTTTAGATAAACTTGATCAATACTATGGTCCCATGGCGTTTGTAACTAATTATCCAAATATATATGATCGAATATTAAAGCGTACAGGTTCTGGAATTTGGCTTCATGGTCTACCACTCAATGGAAATCGAGAAGAAAAAAATACCAAGGGATGTATCGCAGTAGAAAATAATATCATACATGATTTTAATAAAACGATTAATTATGAGAAAACGCTACTGATTTCTTATGAAAATTCCTTTCCTAAAGTTGAAAAGAGCGATTTGGCAGCAATATTGGCGATGCTTTATCGATGGAAAGAAGCTTGGAGCAATAATGATATTAAGACATATTTAAGTTTTTATGATGCTGGATTTAGAAAGTCTGATGGCATGGCACTAAAGCGTTTTTCAGAATATAAGACACGCATTTTTGCGAAAAAAGAAGACAAGCATATTTCTTTTTCTTATATAGATATTTCTCCTTATCCTAATGTTGAAAATAAAAAACTTTTTAGAGTGAGTTTTATACAGCATTATAAGGCCTATAAAAATAAAGCGGTTACATATACTTCTAATGATTCTAAGGAATTGTATGTAGAGATTAAAAATAATTCTCCATTAATTATGATTGAAAAATAATTTTTTAAGATCTATGGTATTTCAATTGGAGTTGATTTCTCATTTCTTTTATTTTTTAAATTTTGATTAAAGTTTTATGGGGTTATGTTTTTTTTATATTTAAACTAGATTATAGAATATAACTCATGATTTCTGTGTTTAGGTATAACTATTGCGTGATTTATAAACTTTTGCATAAAAATTAGAGATTACTATTTTTAAAAAAGCTCTTTTTATGGTATAGAGTTAGGAATTTAGCAATTTTAAAAGAGATTGATTGTCTAACCATTGCGTATTAGTATTGCTGCTATATTCAAATTCTTCTGCTACTTTTTTACCCTTTTCATTAATTTGCGTAATAGTGTAATCTATTGGAGTTTGAAACTGGATTGTTGGTGTAAGAATAAAAAAATCTTCAAATTCTATACAAAGATGAGAATCGTCTTTTGGTATCATGATTTCATGAAGTTTTTCTCCAGGCCTAATTCCAATGATTTTGGTATTTAGTGTCGGAGCAATTGCTTTTGCCAAATCCATAATCCTCATACTAGGAATCTTGGGAACAAAAATTTCACCACCATGCATTCTTTTGAGATTTTTAATAACAAAATCCACCCCCTGTTGTAGTGTAATCCAAAATCTTGTCATGCGTTCATCAGTAATTGGAAGTTCTTTTGCTCCATCATTTTTTAGTTTTTGAAAAAATGGCACAACACTACCGCGACTACCCACAACATTGCCATATCTTACAACACTGAATTTAGATTGAGTTTTTCCCTTGATATTATTGGCAGCGATAAAAAGTTTATCACTACAAAGTTTTGTAGCACCATAAAGATTGATGGGATTTGCAGCCTTATCAGTGCTTAGTGCAATGATGTGGGATACATTATTGTAAAGACAAGCATCAATAATATTGCTTGCCCCTTCTATATTTGTTTTGATGCATTCCATAGGATTGTATTCTGCGATAGGGACATGTTTTAGAGCTGCGGCATGAATACAAATATCAACTCCATTTAATGCAGATTTTAATCTTTCTTTATCTCTAACATCGCCAATAAAATATCGCATACATTTATGATTGAAATTTTGTGCCATTTCATATTGCTTGAGTTCATCACGACTATAAATAATAATTTTTTTAGGATCAAAATCCCTTAAAATAGTTTCTACAAATTTTTTTCCAAAACTACCAGTTCCACCTGTAATTAAAATAGTTTTATTATCTAACATCTCTTTCCTTACCAGTGATATTCCAAACTTGCTGTGAGGATTCTAAATTGCCCAAGATTTGCTGCTTGTTGATAAAGGCTTGTGCGATTATCTTTAATGGTGAGAGAATAAGCTAATCCTAAAACAAAATCTCTGAATTTATATTTTCCACCTAGAGCAAACATATAGCCATTGGAATCAGGAATTCCTATTTTATCTTGTGGACTTGGGGCTTCATCATAAGCAACACTACCCATAAGGCGGAAATTTTTTTCTTGATAGGTTATTCCCAGTCTAAAAGTATTTGTATCTCTCCAACCTGCACCCATATTGCTCACCCCAGAAAAATCTGCCAATCCTACCATGCTTTTGAGTTTTTCGGAAGTAAAATGTTTTACCATGCCACTAAGTCCGATATATTCCGCATTTTCAAAATCTGGTGTTACTAGGAAGTTTGGTCCTTTTGCCCAAAAAGTGCGTTCATAAACCCCTTCAACCCTTAGTCTATGATTAAAAAAATCATGAGCATAAGAAAGTGTAAGAATCTCAGGCATATTTACTGCGATATTTAAGTTTGTTTTCGTGAGTACATTTCCCATAGCACCGCCTACATAGCTTGTAGCTTCTAGTGTACCTTGCATATTAAAAGGAACTGAGGAATTATAAACTACTGAAAACATACCATTGTCAAATACTCTAAGACTAGCGCTTATGCGATATCCTGCTGAAAGATCCTTGCCTTCTGATTTTTGATAAACTTTTGTAGTTCCATGCATTGTAGTGGTGGAAGTATCTACAATATCATCAAGATTATTAAAGATACCTAATTTAATAACAGCTTTTAAGGCATCTTTTGCACTTTCATTCATCAATTCGCTTGGAATATTATCAATTCCAATTGCATCTAGATCTGCGCCTGTTAATGCAATACAAGAGTTTTTAGGATCTGTACAAGTTGGGCTTGTACCGCTAGGTTTTTGACCATTTTTCCATTGCATGGGGACATAAACAACATTGTTAAAACTTCCCATCGCATACATGATTCTAGGACCTATACCGATAGAAAAACGATCCTTAATGGTATAGCTTAGAGATGGAGAGAATTCCACCATCATAATAAAAACATCTTGTAAAAATTCTCCCCCCTTGTCTTTCCATTGCATCGCAAGACCTGAACTTGCCACAAAGCTTGCACCAAAGGTAAAGCCACTTTTTGTGCGACTTTTATAAAAGAATTTTGGAAGAATAAAATTTGTTGTTCCTGTGGAGCCATTAACAATTTGAGAATCAGGTTTGGAGTGCTCAATATCTACTTGTTTTGGAGCAAAGGCATTTACCGCAGCAAGCGCTCCTAGACAGACAAAATTCCACCAATCACATTTTTTTGAAGTGTCCTGATACTTGATGTTTGTTTGGGAATATAGACCTTGGTTTGTTGTAGGCACTTGAAAATCAAAACCAGGAATTTGCAACAAAGAAGTGGCAAGTTCAAATTCGCTTTTATTTTCTCCCCAGTCATTGCTAAATCCCATATTAGCGGGGTTATAATAACTTGCATCTGCTCCTCTAGCTCCCGCAACATAAGCAGAATTTAGTGCAGTGCCATTAAGAGATTGCTCTTGTACTTTAAATCCGCCAGCATAAGAAATATGAAAGAAAAGTAGAAAATAAAAAGATATTTTTTTGGGCAAATAAATCCTTGGTTTTATTGTTTTTAGCTGTAATTATAC is a genomic window of Helicobacter anatolicus containing:
- a CDS encoding tetrahydrodipicolinate N-succinyltransferase N-terminal domain-containing protein; translation: MNNFKKFVEDHAKSAKKIIGFGIARVDLGEENNVLCATYPVLNWEENFGSYAVFDTCKNEAKLISQSEDEAVYSVTLDFINKALELFSPFLPEAFRDSNSHKNIQTLLELKKILELPLEAQVDFRLVFLYEDHKCQSVETAYMKLLALSLGKAALRSLCLDGIFGLLSNVAWSGNKPYELEYLRNNEISLKLSGKYPHIDFVDKFPRYLMQVIPQYDNIRILDTAKTRFGAYLGRGGYTQMPGASYVNFNAGVEGACMNEGRISSSVIVGEGSDIGGGASILGVLSGGNSEPISIGRNCLLGVNSSTGISLGDGCIVDGGIAVLAGTIFEITQEEAQKIKDNNPDFCIKDNNLYKGKELSKVHGIHFRQDSKTGKMIAFRSNREITLNKDLH
- a CDS encoding tetratricopeptide repeat protein — protein: MKKFFIVLALLFCIGFADEQSIDGNQGMSVQDAPKAPTIAPNPKPDERKIPLDNPSTGNSLTSPKSAKDALSFGIEAAEKGDYKSAFRFFTQACDNGNPAGCFAIGTMYMNGVGIHTNIQKAERYYQMGCSGGDPSACSSLAMIYDRKEQANANDKEKAIQLYMTACQGGDVMACNNLAYMYANGDGVQKDYFKALQYYKFACDAGSDLGCYNLGLLSNTNNVYGYDRAKLTVVDLNYIACNAGDITGCANLGWIYANGLSGAPVSYYYASHYFNIACNSGNLSSCNNLAVLYQKGLGVTQDTQRALDLFGYTCNLGYQRGCDNYRIYKQQLTGNSKKNTGPFFFPNDPKIGKIPNMGKDPRR
- a CDS encoding M48 family metallopeptidase → MKPTDIKIHQNSKRKNICLKITPDMVLHLYLPLNYHNKKIEKILEESTPWITKTIQKLAAQQESYAKILQNHNNEILAFGTWSKKEDYLTNQDIKIALLQYITSTIAYYAPLMQVTPQKIKIRNNKKVLGSCSYENNLNFSILLFFAPKLLIDYVIIHELAHIKHKNHSKAFWDFVGEFCKNYKEKRNQIKQNLRFYQMLYEKYFSLSSNTLL
- the rplI gene encoding 50S ribosomal protein L9 produces the protein MKVLLLEDVKGLGKKGEVCEVKDGYGQNFLIAKGKAKHATNEVINKYKAEMKKKEEILALELAEKKQFIQTLSQVEVVIAKKVGANNALFGAITKEEIIEALQKDHNLELNKKDIEFKTAIKSLGHYEVEVKLGNGIHGTLKIEVVSQ
- the hslV gene encoding ATP-dependent protease subunit HslV, which codes for MFEATTILGYKGEFEGKKYAIIGGDGQVTFGNCVLKNNAVKIRKLYNNKILSGFAGSTADAFTLFDMFEKILENKKGDLVRGVLDFSKAWRQDKYLRKLEAMMIVLDKENIFILSGNGDVVEPEDGKIASIGSGGNYAISAARALDRFASIHPRDLVKNALNIAGEICIYTNTNIKILELE
- the hslU gene encoding HslU--HslV peptidase ATPase subunit, giving the protein MNTKDMTPREIVKYLDEYIIGQNDAKKAIAIALRNRYRRLLLDEKMREEVTPKNILMIGSTGVGKTEIARRMAKMMNLPFIKVEASKYTEVGFVGRDVESMVRDLVSASLHLVENEYKEVSQNEIQEYILNRITRVLVPPLPDSVSAEKKEEYNLSFEKMKEKVRSGTMDHIKIEIEVQKKMMDSDHGMPPELIKVQESLIKVLSKNQEKIKKEMDIKEAKIVLQEEASEYVLDQEKIKTEALRRAETSGIIFIDEIDKVAVGNNSSRQDPSKEGVQRDLLPIVEGSVVNTKYGPIKTDHILFIAAGAFHLSKPSDLIPELQGRFPIRVELDTLKEETMYQILVQTKTSIIKQYQALLKTESIDLVFEDEALRELAKLSYNANQKAEDIGARRLHTVIERVLEDISFDADLYENKEYRVSKELVQEKLENLVENTDLARYIL
- the era gene encoding GTPase Era translates to MKTKCGFVGVIGKPNAGKSTFLNKIVGQNIALVSHKVNATRKRMNFIVPFEDIASGEMGQIIFVDTPGLDYQEKLLNQFMLKEALRVHQESDIILFIASATDTLEGYEEFLHFNENKPHVVLLNKIDLLSQEKILAKIALYQKYQDKFLAIFPMSAKKDENFHQLLKTIHTSLPYAPFLFDSEDLTDLKLRDIYKELIRESVFNNLSDELPYESDVVVEKVIESDKIEKIFAKIFVEKESQKSMVIGSNANTIKRIGKSAREKIEHLIQKKVFLQLNVFVHKSWSKEKDKLKFFGYDID
- a CDS encoding L,D-transpeptidase Cds6 family protein, with amino-acid sequence MIKKIFSVLVASALGVGIENNLTEIIQNYRYHGIESTQKILEKMLTKEKFWLEALQNQDTDFGYYEGTHFLFLSDKNTTELFLYRIENGHLTQLNKVSTIVGIGEGAKKIEGDKITPIGVYSFVDRLDKLDQYYGPMAFVTNYPNIYDRILKRTGSGIWLHGLPLNGNREEKNTKGCIAVENNIIHDFNKTINYEKTLLISYENSFPKVEKSDLAAILAMLYRWKEAWSNNDIKTYLSFYDAGFRKSDGMALKRFSEYKTRIFAKKEDKHISFSYIDISPYPNVENKKLFRVSFIQHYKAYKNKAVTYTSNDSKELYVEIKNNSPLIMIEK
- the pseB gene encoding UDP-N-acetylglucosamine 4,6-dehydratase (inverting), which translates into the protein MLDNKTILITGGTGSFGKKFVETILRDFDPKKIIIYSRDELKQYEMAQNFNHKCMRYFIGDVRDKERLKSALNGVDICIHAAALKHVPIAEYNPMECIKTNIEGASNIIDACLYNNVSHIIALSTDKAANPINLYGATKLCSDKLFIAANNIKGKTQSKFSVVRYGNVVGSRGSVVPFFQKLKNDGAKELPITDERMTRFWITLQQGVDFVIKNLKRMHGGEIFVPKIPSMRIMDLAKAIAPTLNTKIIGIRPGEKLHEIMIPKDDSHLCIEFEDFFILTPTIQFQTPIDYTITQINEKGKKVAEEFEYSSNTNTQWLDNQSLLKLLNS
- a CDS encoding OmpP1/FadL family transporter — encoded protein: MKPRIYLPKKISFYFLLFFHISYAGGFKVQEQSLNGTALNSAYVAGARGADASYYNPANMGFSNDWGENKSEFELATSLLQIPGFDFQVPTTNQGLYSQTNIKYQDTSKKCDWWNFVCLGALAAVNAFAPKQVDIEHSKPDSQIVNGSTGTTNFILPKFFYKSRTKSGFTFGASFVASSGLAMQWKDKGGEFLQDVFIMMVEFSPSLSYTIKDRFSIGIGPRIMYAMGSFNNVVYVPMQWKNGQKPSGTSPTCTDPKNSCIALTGADLDAIGIDNIPSELMNESAKDALKAVIKLGIFNNLDDIVDTSTTTMHGTTKVYQKSEGKDLSAGYRISASLRVFDNGMFSVVYNSSVPFNMQGTLEATSYVGGAMGNVLTKTNLNIAVNMPEILTLSYAHDFFNHRLRVEGVYERTFWAKGPNFLVTPDFENAEYIGLSGMVKHFTSEKLKSMVGLADFSGVSNMGAGWRDTNTFRLGITYQEKNFRLMGSVAYDEAPSPQDKIGIPDSNGYMFALGGKYKFRDFVLGLAYSLTIKDNRTSLYQQAANLGQFRILTASLEYHW